From the genome of Leptotrichia sp. oral taxon 847:
CATTATACTTTTGCGTTTAATGTTACGGGAAATAAATTAAATTGTCATTTGACTCAAAGAAGTGGAGATATTGCGTTAGGAATTCCGTTTAATTTAGCTTGTTATTCATTGCTTACAATGATGATTGCAAAAGAATGTGGGTATGAGCCTGGAGAATTTGCTCATACGATAATTGATGCTCATATTTACGAAAATCATATTGATGGACTTTGCGAGCAGATTAAAAGAGAGCCGATGAAGTTAGCTAAAATTAAAATTGCAGATAAACCGTTTAATGAATTGACATTTGAAGATATTACGCTTGAAAATTATAAAAGTCATCCTGCAATAAAATTTGAAGTGGCGGTATAACTTTGGAGGTGGAAAGACATGTATAGCTTGATTGTCGCAGTCGGAAAAAATAATGAGATTGGAAAAGAAAATAGGCTTCTTTGGCACATTAGTGAAGATTTGAAAAATTTTAAGAAAATAACTTCTGGGAAAAAAATTATAATGGGGAGAAATACATTTGAGAGTATTGGAAAACCTCTTCCAAATCGTGAGAATGTAGTGCTTTCCAAAACAATGAAAAATGATGAAAATTCAGTTTTAGTCTACAATAATTTTTCAAAATTGATAGAAAATTTTAAAGATTTGGATGAAGAAATTTTTATTATCGGTGGGGAAAAGATATATAGAAAGTCGCTGGAAATGGGAATTATAGATAAAATGTATATAAGCTACATAGATTTTGAAGATAAAATGGCTGACGCTTATTTCCCTAAAGTAGATTTCAAAAATTGGAAAAAAGTTTTTGAGAAGAAATATGACGGTTGGAAATTTTGCATTTATGACAGAATTAAGCAGGAGAAAAATTAAGAATGCCAAAGTTAAAATTTACGAGGGAAACTATAGTTAATGCGGCTTATGATATTTTGAAAGAAGAGGGGTTTGAAAATATAAGTGCCAGAAAAATTGCAAAAAAGTTAAATTGTTCCACAGCGCCTATTTACTTTAATTTTGAGACAGTTGAAGAAGTGAAAAAAGAAGTTATTAATTTATGTAAAAAGAAACTAAATAAATATTTATATGGAAATTATTCGCAAAGAAAAATATTAAACGCTTCAATTGGATTTGTAATCTTTGCAAGAGAAGAAAAAGAGCTGTTTAAGACAATATTTTTAAATATTACAGAAAGATTTAAAAAATTGTATAACGAAACGTTGGATTACCTTTTGACTCAGGA
Proteins encoded in this window:
- a CDS encoding dihydrofolate reductase, with product MYSLIVAVGKNNEIGKENRLLWHISEDLKNFKKITSGKKIIMGRNTFESIGKPLPNRENVVLSKTMKNDENSVLVYNNFSKLIENFKDLDEEIFIIGGEKIYRKSLEMGIIDKMYISYIDFEDKMADAYFPKVDFKNWKKVFEKKYDGWKFCIYDRIKQEKN
- a CDS encoding TetR/AcrR family transcriptional regulator produces the protein MPKLKFTRETIVNAAYDILKEEGFENISARKIAKKLNCSTAPIYFNFETVEEVKKEVINLCKKKLNKYLYGNYSQRKILNASIGFVIFAREEKELFKTIFLNITERFKKLYNETLDYLLTQESLLLSFPNLTFEEGKETIKKLWYFIFGYATLVCTSFSEEERKNETDKVIEEKIMGVAKYFKIENFE